GCGAAGACGTCTTTGCCCTGCTTGCTGTTGATCCTGCCTTCGTCAATCAACGTCACCAGCGCGTTCAGGTCCTCGGGCTTGACCGGCGATTGCTCCACGCTTTTGTCTGCCGCGCCCAACGCGCTCAACAGATCGTTGATGACGTAGTTGGCAACCGACTTCGGCCGCGCCGAACCGCGCGCTGCAGCTTCAAAATAGGCCGAGAGCGCCACGTCATCGGCCAGAACGCCCGCGTCGTACGCGCTGACCCCATAATCTTTTACGAACCGTTCACGCTTCTCCCAGGGTGTCTCCGGCAAACGCGAACGCACCTCATCCATAAACACTTCCGTCCTGACCGGCAAAAGATCGGGATCCGGAAAGTAGCGGTAATCGTGAGCCGATTCCTTGGTGCGCATGAGGGTGGTCTCGCCAAGATCGTCGTCCCACCGGCGCGTTTCCTGGCGAAGCGTTTCCCCCCGTTCACGAGCTTCGATCTGGCGGTTGATCTCGAACGCAAGCGCACGGCGCACCCCGCTGATCGAGTTCAGGTTCTTAAGCTCGATCTTAGCCCCGTACGCGGCGTCGGCATGTTTTCGCACGGACACATTCACGTCACAACGGAGTTGCCCTTTTTCCATGTCAGCGTCACTCACCCCGCCGTGAATCAGTGCCTGTTTCAGTGAAGTCAGGTAAGCGAACGCCTCCTCCGGAGATTCGATGTCCGGCTGCGAAACAATCTCCATGAGCGGTGTGCCGGCCCGGTTGAAATCGATTCCGGTGCTGGTTTCAAAATGGAAACTCTTGGCCACGTCCTCCTCAAGGTGGATCCGGGTAAGCCGGACGCTTTTACCCGGGTTGGCGATGTTTTTCTGCGCATCCTTCGGGTACGCCAGATCATACAACGGCACTTCGCCTTGCTCGCCGATCGGCAGGGCATACTGCGAGATCTGGTAGTTCTTCGGCATGTCCGGGTAATAATAATTCTTGCGGTCGAAGTTACAGACCGGCGCGATCCGGCACTTCAACAGGAGCCCGGTAAGCGCCGTGAGCTTTAATGCCTCCAGGTTCATCACCGGCAGGGCGCCGGGCAAGCCCAGGCAGACCGGGCACGTATAAACGTTGGGCTCGGCGCCGTACTCCACCTTGCACCCGCAGAACATCTTGCTTTTGGTCTTGAGCTGGACGTGCACCTCCAGACCGATCGTGGCGGCATAATCACTTTTCATTTCTCGACTCGAAACCAGCGATCCACAGATTACACAGATTGAAAGGCGTTTCATCAGCCGACGGGTCCAGCGGAGAAGAATCACGCGGCGCCACGGCGGGAAGACAGGATCATCCACAGATTACACAGATTGACACAGATTAAGGCGACGGCCCGCGGCGCCTCTTCATTTGTGGCATTCTCTGCCGCTCCGAACCCCGAACCCCGAACTCCGAACGCTTTCCCCTTCTCCCCGCCGTGTTCGCCGTGTGAACTCCGTCGTCGTGCCCGCCTAATCGCTGTGCCCGCCGTGCGACCGAACTTACCTTTCCTCCAGCGCATACCGCAGGGCGGCGTCGAACTGCGGGCCGGAAAAGATTTCCCGCCAGTCCGGGCGGTTCAGCAGGTCCCAGAGCCTCGGGTTGGCCAGCACCGCCCAGAAGTCGCCGCGCTCCAGGGCACGGGCGACAGCGGGGTCGGCGGCGAGCGCGCGGACCTGGGGATCATCCCAGGCCCGCTGGAAGCCCGGGTAGGTCATCAACCTCTCCAGAGCAATCGGGCTGGCGATCACCCGGGCGATCTGATCCAGCCGTTGATACACCTGTCGCGGCACCGGGTCGCAGGCGTCCACAAGCGATTTGCCAAGGACGGATTCAATCGAAGCCTGGAGGCGAACCGCGTTGGTCACCCACGGGTCAGGCGCCAAACCGTGCGCCAGAGCACCGGCTGACTGCTCAGCTGCAAAGTGGCCGGTGAGCCGGATCAGCAGCACTACGGCCCAGACCCAGAACAAGCCGAACGCCAGACCCAACAGACCGCCGGTGACGCCGAAGATGGTTCGGGTGAGCGGCTCCGCGTAGTCGCGGGTGCGTTTGAAGACGGTTCGTCCGATCAAGTACAGGACCTGGTAACCGACGAAGGCAAGGGCGCCGGCTCCCACCAGGGAGGATACAGGTGCGGGCCAACCGGTTGATCTCGCCACCAGGCCGGCGGCGGTCGCGCCAAACGTATGCACCACGATCCACGTCAGAAGCAGCGCCGCCGGTTTCACCAGCAGCCGCAAGGGCCCGTTTGCCCAGCCGCGAACCAGTGAAACGAGGCACCAGAAGGCGAGCACGAGCATGCAACCGGCCTGCCAATGAGGATCGGGCGTTGGAGTCACGGACGTCCGGGTCAGGTCATATTTTGGGCCCGTTGCCGCAGCCAATGGTCACAGAGTACCAGCGCCGCCATCGCCTCCACCATCGGCACGGCCCTCGGCAACACGCAGGGATCATGGCGCCCGCGGGCCGCCAATTGCACCTCCTGTCCCTGATCATTCACCGTCGATTGGGGCCGCAGGATGGTGGCGGTCGGCTTGAAGGCAACCCGGAACACGATGTCTTCCCCGTTGCTGATGCCGCCCTGCACGCCGCCGGAACGGTTCGTCGCAGTCCGCACCTGGCCCGCGCGCATTTCGAACGCATCATTGTGCTCCGCCCCCGTCATCAGGGAACCGGCAAAACCCGAACCGACCTCGAATCCTTTCGTGGCCGGCAAGCTGAGCATGGCCTTGGCCAGATCCGCTTCCAACCGGTCGAAGACGGGTTCACCCAGCCCGGGCGGCACGCCGCGGATCACGCAGGACACCACGCCGCCCACCGAATTACCCTCTTTGCGCATCTGTTTGATGAGCGTAATCATCCGTTCCGATGTTTCCGGGTCAGGACAACGCACGATGGATCGCTCAACCTCGGCGCTCGTGACCGATCCGGGATCAACCTGCGCTTCGATCCGATGCACGCTTTGCACGAATGCCACCGTCTCAAACGCCGGTAAATGGGTGCGCAACACCTTCTTCGCGATCGCACCGGCGGCAACTCGCCCGATCGTCTCACGGGCCGAAGACCGTCCCCCGCCCTGCCAGTTCCGAATCCCGTACTTCGCCTGGTAGGTGTAGTCGGCGTGACTGGGCCGAAACGCGTGTTCCATCTCGCGGTAAGCCTCCGGGCGCGCGTCCGTGTTGCGAACCAGGACGGCAATCGGCGTACCGAGCGTGCGGCCCTCGAATACGCCGGACAGAATTTCGCAGCGGTCGGCTTCCGCCCGGGGTGTGACAATCTCACTTTGCCCGGGACGTCGCCGGTCCAGATCAGCCTGAAGATCTTCAGGCCCGAGAGGAATTTGCGCCGGGCACCCGTCAATGACGACGCCGACGCCCCCGCCGTGGGACTCACCCCAGGTCGCAACCCGGAAAAGAACTCCAAACTGGGAAGACATGAAAGCGAGCCATCAGTTTAGCCCGAAGCCGTCAAAATGTCACAAGCGTAAAAGAATCACACGGTCACACGGCGGGCACAACGGAAGAAAGCGGGCACAACGTAAGAGTTCACACGGCGACCACGGCGAGCCACGGCGACCACGGCGGGAAGAGGGGGGAAAGAGTTCGGAGTTCGGGGCTCGGAGTTCGGAGCGGCATCATGGGTGCCAGCTGCTCGTGTCAAGTTCGGGATTGCTGGATCCTGTTCTGCGTTCTTCTGCAGGTTCTTCGGATCGTTTCGTTTTCCCACCGGGTGAGCCTGACCTCGGGGGGAGATCGGACCCGGTTCTACGACGCCTCCGAACCCCGAACTCCGAACCCCTCTTCCTCTTCCCGCCGTGGTCGCCGTGTTCCGCCGTGGTCGCCGTGTGAACTCTTACGTTGTGCCCGCTTTCTTCCGCTGTGGCCGCCGTGTGACCGAACTCCGAACCCCGAACCCCGAACCCCAAACTCTACCCGACACCCGACACCCATTTGTAACTTGCACGGTGACCGATCGGGCCCATGATTATACCCCTGAAAGGATAATTCCTTATGACGATGACTGCCGAGCCCAGACTGACGGTTCCTGAAAGCTTTCCGCCGTTCAGTTTATCACGCCTGCTCAAGACCGTTTTTAATCCGAAGCCGGGGGAGCGGATTGCGATTCTGATCGACCTGGAAGACCCGCACGACCTCCAAGGGTTCAAGTTCCTGAAAAACCCGGATCTGGCCATTCAGCGGCATGCTTATGACAACTTTTATCAGAGTCTGAAGAATGGCGTGCTCGCGGAATTGGGCCTGACCGGCGGCGCCATGTATGCCTACAAGATCACGGGCGGCAGCAACCTTGAACTGCCGGACCTGGCCGTAGATTCGGAAGGGAGGGAACTCAGCCTGGAGAAGGATATCTATCCCCGTTACGACCTGATCCTCTGCATTTCCACGTACTCGGCCACGGCTCCGCTGACCGCTTTTGCCAAACGGTACGGGTTCAGGGGCGCCACCTTGCACGGGGTGAACCAAACGATTCTGCGTTCCGGCCTGGCGGTGGATTACAATGAGGTCAGCAGGAACGCGGAGAAGTTGCGTTCGGGCATGACCAAGGCCGATTGGGCCGAGATCGATTTTGTAGTCCAGGGCGAGAGGCTCACCCTTCACCTCGACCTGGGTAATCAAGAGGCGCAGAAGAGCCATGGTTTGTGTCGCGGCGGACCCGACATCGCCAATCTGCCTGCGGGCGAGATTTACTACGTGCCCACCGGTGCCTCCGGCCGGTTCCCTCTCAAGTACGAGGACGGCACCCTCGCGATCATGACGGTGGCGGAAGGGCGCGTCGTGGACGCCAGGTTGTTGAGCGGCAACCCTGAAACGGTAGAGGCGCACCGCCGAAAAATCGCCGGTGACCCTGCAGCCGGCGAAATCGGCGAACTTGGGTTCGGCACGCAACTCCTGCCCGTCTCGGGCCGGGATATCCAGGATGAGAAGATTCTCGGTACGATGCACATTGCGACCGGGCGAAGCGATCACCTGGGCGGGCATCTCACGCCGGATAAATTTCACGACGCCAGGAACGCCACGCACGACGACATCCTGTTCGCGCCGCACAAGACGCCGGAAGTCCAGGTGCCGCAGGTGCGCATGCATCGCAACGGCGAGACGGTGGTCCTGATCGAGGATTTTATGCCCGCCGCTTACATGGCCGGCCTGCTGCTCGCCAGCTGAGCGTTCTGTCCGAAACGCAACGGGATTTTCCGGCTACGCCGGAAAATCCCGTTGCAGGTTATGCCGTCGATCTACGAAACCGACGTTCTCCTCCAGCAATACCTCCTTTTCCATTACGGAACGGCGGAGGACCAACTGCCTTTTCCGTTCGGCCCGCAGGATGCCCTCTTTTACCCGGTCCGTTGCGTTACGGCATTCACGTCATTCTTCGTGGAACCCGCGCGCGCCCTGGATCTCGGGTGCGCAGTCGGTCGTTCCACGTTTGAGCTGGCCCGCTATGCCGGAGAAGCCATCGGCATTGATCTTTCACAAAACTTTATCCACGCGGCCCGGACGATGCAGCGAGAGGGCGAGATCAGTTTCTTCCGGCTCGAGGAAGGCACCGTCGCCACCCCGTTACGGCGTTCACTGCCGGCCGGCCTTGACCGTCACCGGTGCCGGTTTCAAACCGGTGACGCGACGCTCCACGATCCCCGCCTCGGCACCTTCGACGTGGTTCTGGCGGCAAACCTGCTTGACCGGGTCCGATCACCCCAAAGCCTGCTTCAGAACTGCGTGCGGTATCTCCGGCCGGGCGGCACGCTGATCGTCGCTTCGCCGTACACCTGGCTTCCCGATTTCACACCCGCTGACGCCTGGTTGGGTGGGAAGCTCGATTCCCAAGGGCGACGGCTTGAAACCCTCGCGTCCCTGCGCACCCTCCTGGAGCCCGGCTGCAGACTGCTTCACACCGCGGACCTCCCGTTTCTCATCCGCGAACACGCTCGAAAGTACCAGTGGAGCGTGGCGCAAGCCTCCGTGTGGCGGCGGGACGGGTGACTCGCAATTCCTTACGGACGCCATTCAGCGGGTGACACGCGCCTCGCGGCACCTTACGCGCGGGCGGCAGAGTTCCCGACGCCGCGTCCAGGAGTCGCCCCATTAATTTTCATTAGCGTTAGAAGGAGGTATAGCAAGATTGTATAATCAGCCCTGTCATCTCCTCACCCCCACCGAACTTTTCCGTCATGAGCAACGTCGAGATTGTTATCGATGCCGATTTTATCGTGTCGCAGGTTGACCGGCGTCTATTTGGTTCTTTTGTCGAACACCTGGGTCGGTGCGTGTACACCGGCATTTTCGAACCGGGTCATCCCACCGCCGACGCCCGCGGCTTTCGACGCGACGTGCTCGAATTGGTTCGAGAACTCGGCCCGACGATCATCCGTTATCCCGGGGGTAATTTCATGTCGGGCTACCGCTGGGAAGACGGCGTCGGCCCCGTTTCAGAACGGCCGCGCCAGCTCGATCTCGCCTGGTTCACCACCGAACCCAATACGTTCGGAACCAACGAATTTATCGACTGGTGCAAACTGGCCGGCACCGAACCGATGCTCGGCGTCAACCTGGGCACGCGTGGTCCCGATGAGGCACGCGCTTACCTGGAGTACTGTAACCATCCGGGGGGAACCGCTCTGAGTGACCTCCGCGCCACGCACGGCTACAAAGATCCGCATGCCGTTAAGTTTTGGTGTCTCGGCAACGAAATGGATGGGCCCTGGCAGATCGGTCAGAAAACCGCCACCGAGTACGGGCGCATCGCGAAAAGTACGGCAACACTGATGAAATGGGTGGATCCAACCATCGAGGTATCGGCCTGCGGATCTTCCGAGCCGTTCATGCCGACGTTCGGCGAGTGGGAGTACGAGGTGCTGAACCACGCCTACGAGGTGGCGGATTTTGTCTCGCTGCATATGTACTACAAGAACCCGTACAAGGACGTGCAGGAGTTCCTGGCCAGCGCCGACATCATGGACCGGTACATCCAGGATACCCTGGCGGTCTGTGACGCGGTCCGGGCCAAGCACAGGGCCGCGAAGCGGATCATGCTCTCATTCGACGAATGGAACGTGTGGTACAAAGCGCGCGAACCCCGAGACCGCGCGTTACCCGGATGGCCTGAAGCCCCGCGGCTGCTCGAAGAAATTTACGACCTGCAGGATGCCCTGATGGTCGGGGGCGCCCTTATCACCCTGCTGAACCACGCGGACAGGGTCAAGTCGGCTTGCCTGGCCCAGTTGGTTAACGTGATCGGGCCCATCTTTACCGAGCCGGGCGGAGCGGCCTGGCGGCAGACGATTTTTCACCCGTTCAAACTCGTCGCTCAGAATGCGCGCGGAACCGTCCTCCGGACGAAAATTCAATCCACGCAGGTAGAGACGAGAACGGCGGGTTTGATCGACCACGTGATCGCCACCGCGGTGCACGATGCAGACCGCAAAACCGTGGTTCTTTTCATGTTGAACCGTGAAACGTCCAAGCCGCTGGAAGTGAGCGTCGCGTTGCGCGGGTTTCCAGCCCTCACCCGCGGTAACGGCCTGCAGATCTTCGGAGATGATTTGCTGGCGACGAATACTTTGAAAACGCCCAACGCGGTTCAGCCGGCCCCTTACGAGGACTTTACCGTCAAGGGTGACGCCGTCCTGGCCAGCCTGCGTCCGCTCTCATGGGCGATGCTGACGTTGTCCTATTAATTAGGGAAAATTAGAGAAAATTTAAATTAAGGAAAAGTAACGCGTTTGACGACTGCAGGGCCTTGCTCTCTCAGCCCAAAAGTTCCAACATCCAGATTCGAAATTCCCCCTATGAAAACAACGATTTGTTGTCTAACCGCCTGCTTCCTCTCGGCAATTGCCCAAGCCGCGCCGACTACCCTGACTTTTTGGGATTTTCTCGGTGGCGGCGACGGCGTGCGGATGAAGCAGATCGTCAGTGACTTCAACAAAAGCCAGAACGAAATTCAGGTCGCCGAGTCGACCCTGACCTGGGGCGAACCGTTTTACACCAAGGTCCATACGGCCGTTGTCTCCGGCCAGACGCCGGACGTCATGACGTACCATTTGTCCCATTTTCCCGCCGGCATCCTCGCGAAGGATCTGCGGGCATTGTCCCCGGCGGAACTCGAGCAGGCCGGTCTCAAGCCCTCTGATTTCCAGCAATCCCTGATCGAGAAGTCCCTTGAGGAGAGTAAGAAGTTCGGGCAGACCGACCAACTCTTCGGTGTCCCGCTCGATATTCATACCCTGGTTCTCTACTACAACAAAACCGCGCTTCAAAAGGCCGGCCTGCTGGGTTCAGACGGCAAACCAACCGGGCTTGACGGCATCGACTCGTTCACGAAGATGCTCGCCGACGTTAAAGCCAAGACGCACCTGATTCCGGTCTCGGCAAACATTCACCCGCAGGATCCCGCTTCGCTTTGGCGCGTCTGGTACACCCTTTTCAGGCAGCAGAAGGGCGCATTTGTGAAGGGCGACCAGTTAAGCTTCGACGACGTCAACGCTCAGGGGGCGAAAGCCCTCCAGACGATGGCCGATTGGGCAAAGCAGGGTTTGATCCCGAAAAACACGTCTTATGCCTCGATGGTGGCCCTGTTTACTGCCGGGCGAACCGGGTTCATGTTCAACGGCAACTGGGAGCTGCCGACGCTCGTCGACTTGCAAAAGCAGGGAAAACTTCCGTTTGAGTACGGGATCGTTGCCTTCCCGAAACTTTACGACGCTCCTGACACCTGGGCCGACTCACATCAATTAGCCATTCCGAACAACAGCAAGACGCCGGCGTCTCCGGAGAGGGTTCAGGCCGCGCTGAAGTTCATTGCCTTCGTCGTTAAGCAGCAAACCTGGGCCGGCGGCGGCCATATCCCGGCCTACCTGCCCGTTCAGCAGAGTGAAGCTTACAAACAGCTGTCGCCCAACAACGAGTACAGCCCCCAGGCGGCCCAGGACGTCTCCTTTGAGCCCAGCCTGCCGATCTTCGGTGTGGGCGGTCCGACCTTCACCGCCATCAGCAACTTCCTGGTTCCGGCGGTAGACGGGCAGATTACGGTCGACCAGGGCGTTAAGCAGTTCACGGCCGAACTCCAGAAATTTGCGACGCAGGAGCAGCAACGCTAGCGCCGGCCTTTAAGGAAAAAGGGCGCTCAAGGGGCCGCACGGTCAGACGTTCGGCCCCGGCACCAGCGAGCGCAGGAACGAAGCAAGCCAGTAAGGACCGAGGCCCGTTATGAGCAACATTGACCCGCCCGGAAAGACCGCCCTGGCCGCGACCACCGCGACCGAACTGGACCGTCCGCAAACGCGCCCCCAAACGCCGCGCCGGAGGAAATGGCCGGTCGCCTGGGCTTTCGTCGCTCCCTTTCTCTTCTTTTACGGGTTGTTCCTGATCTATCCTGCCATCCAGGTCTGTTACCTGAGTCTGACCAACTCGGACATCGCCGGCCAGGGCGGGTTCATCGGAGTCAGAAATTACGTCGAGTTGATGCGCGACCAGGAATTTTGGGCCTCGGTCGCGCACACCGTCTATTTTGTTATCCTGACGGTCGTGCCGAATACGGCGGTAGGGTTCTTCCTGGCGTTACTGGTTGTCCGCTTGAAGCGGCTCCGATTGCCGATCCTGTCGGCATTTTTCCTGCCCTTCATCCTGCCGGTGAGCGTCGTGACCACGGCGGCACTCTGGATTCTGGACGCGAATTTCGGGATCTTTAATTTTTTTGCGGGTACGACCGTGGCGTGGTTTCAAGACCCCGGCTGGGCCATGCCCGCGGTGGCGCTGGTGACCATCTGGTGGACGGTAGGCTTCAACATGCTTCTTTTCATCGCCGGTTTGCAAAACATACCCGGCGATCTCTACGAGGCTGCAGCGATCGACGGTGCAAACGGTTTCCAGCGCTTCTTCAAAATCACTTGCCCGCTGATCTGGCCGGTTGCAAGCCTCGTGCTGGTACTGCAACTCATCGCGCAGTTCAAAATTTTTGACCAGGTGTACCTGCTCACGGGCGGAGGACCCTACAACTCAACCACGGTAGTGCTTCTCTACATGTACCGTGAGGCCTTTCAGCAGAACCGGGGCGGCTACGCTTCCGCAGTCGCAATCATGCTGGTCCTTATCATCATACTGGTCTCAGCCCTTCAGTTCCAGTTACTGCGATTCAGGCGTTCACAATGAAACCGAAGCGCTTCTCGCCCTTGGGCGCAATCTGTACCGTCCTGACGGTAGTTTTAGCGCTGATCTGGCTTTTCCCCGTTTACTGGATTGCGGCCACGTCCTTAAAGACGGAAACGCAAACCATCGCGATGCCGCCCACACTGGCCCCGTCCCCTCCGACGCTCGAATCGTTTATTTACGTAATTCAAAACAGCCCGATTTTTCGCTGGTACCTGAATACGGTGATCGTTGCGGGGGTAGTCACGTTCCTGTCGATTTGGTTTGCCTTGATGTGCAGCTATGCGCTGTCCCGGCTTGAGTTCAAGGGCAAGCCCTTGATTTATGCACTGCTTCTTGTCGGGTTCATGCTCCCGTTCAGCACGATGGCAATCCCGCTGTTCATGCTGATGAACAAGCTGCATTTTGTAAATTCTTACGCCGGACTTATTCTCCCTCAAATTGCAGCACCCTTGTCGGTGATCGTGTTCAAACAATTTTTTGACGCAGTTCCCGGGGACTTCCGGCACGCCGCCGTTATCGACGGGGCGGGCGAATTCAGGATTCTGTTTAGAATCTATGTGCCGCTTAACTGGAGCATCATCTGGGCGATGAGCATCGTTACCTTTATCGGCACCTGGAACAACTTCTTCTGGCCGTTCATCATCACCAACTCAACGCCGATGCTGACCATCCCGGTCGGCATGACCCAGGTTCAATCCGCATACGGTATCGCCTTCGCTAAAACGTCCGCCATCGCGGTGATGGCTTCTATCCCGACGGCGGTCGCTTACCTTATGTTCCAGAAACGAGTGACCCAGGGCGTGATGGCAGCGGCCGGAATCAAAGGCTGACCACACGGCCACACGGCCACACGGTCACACGGTCACACGGCGGGTGTGGCGGGCACAACGACTGAGTTCACACAGCGAACACGGCGAGCCACGGCGGACACGGCGGGAAGACAAATGCCACAAATGAGGGCCGCTGGTTAGGCACGCCGGGAACCTATGCCGTCTTTGGCCCGGGGCGGCGGTTGGCAGTAACCGGGAACTTTAGCAACCATCACTCTCGCCGCCGCCCCGGGCCAAAGACGGCGTAATCCTTGCCAGGGACTGAATTAAGGGTCGAGTATCGGGGTGCCGGGTAATTTTGTCTTCCCGCCGTGGCTCGCCGTGTGAACTCTTACGTTGTGCCCGCCGTGTGACCGAACTCCGAACTCCTCCGCTTCCCGCCGTGGTCGCCGTGGCTCGCCGTGTGAACCTCTGTCGTTGTGCCCGTCCAACCCGCTGTGGCCGCCGTGTGACCGTGTGAACTCCTACGTTGTGCCCGCCCAACCCGCTGTGCCCGCCGTGTGACCCGGCACTCTCCGTTCGTGGCATTTCCCAGCTATCGGGTAATCGCATACGCGTCGAAACATCCACCGCCGCTGCCGTTGATGCCGGTACCACCGGCAGAAATCCTGCGACGTGTTGAAAAGGTATCTTTCGCCGGTCGGTACTTCCACGATCACCGCAAGGTCATTCCCCGCCAACCGTTTTCTCCCGACGTAAACCCCACAAAATCGTTCATCATCCAAGAGCTGCAAAAGCTGGGAATATTCTTGTGCAGTCATCCCACACCGTTACGTGCGAACGCGGCACTTGCAACTCCGGGTCCGGGCCGCGGGCTGCCGGTGATTTTCAGCATGCTGCCTTGCTCGCGCGTCGTTCAGGCCACGGTGATCTCCTCGACCCATTTCGGCTGTTTCTCCAACCACGCCTCGGTGTAGCCGAGCGGATTGGGGTGCCGGTTCACCTCCTGTTCCTGCGCCGAACGCGGTCCACGGGTTTCCGCGGCGATCACGCCGGGGTCGGCCTTGAACTGGCGGTCGGCCGTCAGCAGGCCGTTGATTTCCTGGTAAGTGTCGGTCAACTGCGTGTAGCAAAAACCGGCCAGGTCGTCGCACTTGTTCAGCGCTCGCAGCAGCCCGGCGTACCGCGCGATGAAACCCCTCTGGCTGAGCACCCGGCTGTAGCCCCAGCCCTCCTGGTTCAAGGCGTACGCGATCCCGCCGAACTCGGTCAGCAACAGCGGCTGCCGCCGTTCCGAGCTCGAAGGTGTCAGGAGCAACTGGCGGCGGCACGGCCGGACGTGTTCGAGCGTAAAGGCAAACCTCTCTGCCGTACCGTAACGCTCGA
The Verrucomicrobiota bacterium DNA segment above includes these coding regions:
- a CDS encoding alpha-N-arabinofuranosidase, giving the protein MSNVEIVIDADFIVSQVDRRLFGSFVEHLGRCVYTGIFEPGHPTADARGFRRDVLELVRELGPTIIRYPGGNFMSGYRWEDGVGPVSERPRQLDLAWFTTEPNTFGTNEFIDWCKLAGTEPMLGVNLGTRGPDEARAYLEYCNHPGGTALSDLRATHGYKDPHAVKFWCLGNEMDGPWQIGQKTATEYGRIAKSTATLMKWVDPTIEVSACGSSEPFMPTFGEWEYEVLNHAYEVADFVSLHMYYKNPYKDVQEFLASADIMDRYIQDTLAVCDAVRAKHRAAKRIMLSFDEWNVWYKAREPRDRALPGWPEAPRLLEEIYDLQDALMVGGALITLLNHADRVKSACLAQLVNVIGPIFTEPGGAAWRQTIFHPFKLVAQNARGTVLRTKIQSTQVETRTAGLIDHVIATAVHDADRKTVVLFMLNRETSKPLEVSVALRGFPALTRGNGLQIFGDDLLATNTLKTPNAVQPAPYEDFTVKGDAVLASLRPLSWAMLTLSY
- a CDS encoding putative 4-mercaptohistidine N1-methyltransferase; the protein is MPSIYETDVLLQQYLLFHYGTAEDQLPFPFGPQDALFYPVRCVTAFTSFFVEPARALDLGCAVGRSTFELARYAGEAIGIDLSQNFIHAARTMQREGEISFFRLEEGTVATPLRRSLPAGLDRHRCRFQTGDATLHDPRLGTFDVVLAANLLDRVRSPQSLLQNCVRYLRPGGTLIVASPYTWLPDFTPADAWLGGKLDSQGRRLETLASLRTLLEPGCRLLHTADLPFLIREHARKYQWSVAQASVWRRDG
- a CDS encoding sugar ABC transporter permease, producing MSNIDPPGKTALAATTATELDRPQTRPQTPRRRKWPVAWAFVAPFLFFYGLFLIYPAIQVCYLSLTNSDIAGQGGFIGVRNYVELMRDQEFWASVAHTVYFVILTVVPNTAVGFFLALLVVRLKRLRLPILSAFFLPFILPVSVVTTAALWILDANFGIFNFFAGTTVAWFQDPGWAMPAVALVTIWWTVGFNMLLFIAGLQNIPGDLYEAAAIDGANGFQRFFKITCPLIWPVASLVLVLQLIAQFKIFDQVYLLTGGGPYNSTTVVLLYMYREAFQQNRGGYASAVAIMLVLIIILVSALQFQLLRFRRSQ
- the aroC gene encoding chorismate synthase, encoding MSSQFGVLFRVATWGESHGGGVGVVIDGCPAQIPLGPEDLQADLDRRRPGQSEIVTPRAEADRCEILSGVFEGRTLGTPIAVLVRNTDARPEAYREMEHAFRPSHADYTYQAKYGIRNWQGGGRSSARETIGRVAAGAIAKKVLRTHLPAFETVAFVQSVHRIEAQVDPGSVTSAEVERSIVRCPDPETSERMITLIKQMRKEGNSVGGVVSCVIRGVPPGLGEPVFDRLEADLAKAMLSLPATKGFEVGSGFAGSLMTGAEHNDAFEMRAGQVRTATNRSGGVQGGISNGEDIVFRVAFKPTATILRPQSTVNDQGQEVQLAARGRHDPCVLPRAVPMVEAMAALVLCDHWLRQRAQNMT
- the gatB gene encoding Asp-tRNA(Asn)/Glu-tRNA(Gln) amidotransferase subunit GatB, producing the protein MKSDYAATIGLEVHVQLKTKSKMFCGCKVEYGAEPNVYTCPVCLGLPGALPVMNLEALKLTALTGLLLKCRIAPVCNFDRKNYYYPDMPKNYQISQYALPIGEQGEVPLYDLAYPKDAQKNIANPGKSVRLTRIHLEEDVAKSFHFETSTGIDFNRAGTPLMEIVSQPDIESPEEAFAYLTSLKQALIHGGVSDADMEKGQLRCDVNVSVRKHADAAYGAKIELKNLNSISGVRRALAFEINRQIEARERGETLRQETRRWDDDLGETTLMRTKESAHDYRYFPDPDLLPVRTEVFMDEVRSRLPETPWEKRERFVKDYGVSAYDAGVLADDVALSAYFEAAARGSARPKSVANYVINDLLSALGAADKSVEQSPVKPEDLNALVTLIDEGRINSKQGKDVFAEMFATGVDPHTIVRQKGLQQESNLGAIEALCQEVIAANPKVVEDYRGGKSASINFLKGQVMKLSKGKANPALVGEALQRLLS
- a CDS encoding carbohydrate ABC transporter permease, which encodes MKPKRFSPLGAICTVLTVVLALIWLFPVYWIAATSLKTETQTIAMPPTLAPSPPTLESFIYVIQNSPIFRWYLNTVIVAGVVTFLSIWFALMCSYALSRLEFKGKPLIYALLLVGFMLPFSTMAIPLFMLMNKLHFVNSYAGLILPQIAAPLSVIVFKQFFDAVPGDFRHAAVIDGAGEFRILFRIYVPLNWSIIWAMSIVTFIGTWNNFFWPFIITNSTPMLTIPVGMTQVQSAYGIAFAKTSAIAVMASIPTAVAYLMFQKRVTQGVMAAAGIKG
- a CDS encoding extracellular solute-binding protein, whose amino-acid sequence is MKTTICCLTACFLSAIAQAAPTTLTFWDFLGGGDGVRMKQIVSDFNKSQNEIQVAESTLTWGEPFYTKVHTAVVSGQTPDVMTYHLSHFPAGILAKDLRALSPAELEQAGLKPSDFQQSLIEKSLEESKKFGQTDQLFGVPLDIHTLVLYYNKTALQKAGLLGSDGKPTGLDGIDSFTKMLADVKAKTHLIPVSANIHPQDPASLWRVWYTLFRQQKGAFVKGDQLSFDDVNAQGAKALQTMADWAKQGLIPKNTSYASMVALFTAGRTGFMFNGNWELPTLVDLQKQGKLPFEYGIVAFPKLYDAPDTWADSHQLAIPNNSKTPASPERVQAALKFIAFVVKQQTWAGGGHIPAYLPVQQSEAYKQLSPNNEYSPQAAQDVSFEPSLPIFGVGGPTFTAISNFLVPAVDGQITVDQGVKQFTAELQKFATQEQQR